The following proteins are encoded in a genomic region of Clostridium kluyveri:
- the hisF gene encoding imidazole glycerol phosphate synthase subunit HisF has protein sequence MLTKRIVPCLDVNMGKVVKGINFVNLKDVGDPVDIAQYYNKQGADEIVFLDITATYEKRKTLIDVVERTGEKVFIPLTVGGGISGIDDFKVILRAGADKISVNSAAIRNPNLIYEAADKFGSQCVVVAIDAKKRADGQGWDVFIEGGRKNTGIDAIEWVKKVESLGAGEILLTSMDADGTKNGYDIELTKAVAESVNIPVIASGGCGSLEDFYDVFEDTGADAALAASLFHYGELEIKDVKEYLHKRDIPVRL, from the coding sequence ATGCTTACTAAAAGAATAGTTCCATGTTTAGATGTAAATATGGGAAAAGTAGTAAAGGGGATAAACTTTGTAAATTTAAAAGATGTAGGAGATCCTGTAGATATAGCACAGTATTATAATAAACAGGGGGCGGATGAAATAGTATTTTTAGATATTACAGCCACCTATGAGAAGAGAAAAACATTAATTGACGTAGTTGAAAGAACTGGAGAAAAGGTATTTATTCCCCTTACTGTAGGCGGTGGAATATCAGGAATAGATGATTTTAAGGTTATACTTAGGGCAGGGGCAGATAAGATATCTGTAAATTCAGCGGCTATAAGAAATCCCAATTTAATATATGAGGCCGCAGATAAATTTGGTTCCCAATGTGTAGTAGTTGCAATAGATGCAAAAAAGAGAGCAGATGGCCAGGGTTGGGACGTATTTATAGAAGGTGGAAGGAAGAATACAGGAATAGATGCCATAGAATGGGTAAAAAAAGTGGAGAGTTTGGGTGCTGGAGAAATACTTCTTACAAGTATGGATGCAGATGGCACTAAAAATGGATATGATATAGAACTTACTAAAGCAGTAGCTGAATCTGTAAATATTCCTGTAATAGCTTCTGGAGGATGCGGCTCTTTAGAGGATTTTTACGATGTATTTGAAGATACTGGTGCAGACGCAGCCCTTGCAGCTTCTTTGTTTCACTATGGAGAGTTAGAAATAAAGGATGTAAAAGAATATCTTCATAAAAGAGATATTCCTGT